The genomic segment CCGTACGAGCGCGAACGGATCGACGGCCCCGGCGACACGTGCCATGGGGCGAACCCAGTCCACCCGACCAGCAACTTCCGCCCCTCAGGAGGTGGCGATCATCAACCGACCACCCAGGCAGCAGCCGGTCCGCAGCCGGGTGCCCGGCCTCGTCGCCGCGTTCGTAATCGGCGCGCTCGTCGCCGGCGGCCTGGTGTTCTGGACGACCCGGCCGAGCTCGATCGAGCAGATGGCCAGCGAGATCCGCGCCCAATCCGCCCTCCGCGACAAGACACAGATCAAAGCCCTGACCGAGCTGGCCCGTACCACGCGCGACCGGCTCGTGCCGGTGGTCGAGGGGCTGAGCCGGGCCATGCCCGTCGACGGCACCGCGGGACCTGCCGTGGTGACCACGGCCGACGTCGAGAACTGGCGGAAGGAGGCCGCGGCCGCCGCCGAAGGCTTCGCCGACCCACCGTCCGGCGAGACCGCCACCAACGTGGCGCGGTCGACTCTCGCCTCCGCCGCCCGGCAGCTCGCCACGACCGTCGAGACCTATGCGGCCGCGCGGGACCTCACCGGAGCGGCCCGCACCACCGCCATGGACCTGGCCGTACGGCAACGGGCCGACGCGCTCTTCACCTGGTCGGTCGGAGGCACCGCCCTCGACGCCGTGAACGTCGACGCCGGCTACGGGCACCAGCACGTGTTCCTCCCGACGACGCCCGGCGATGGAGCGCTCACCCCCGACACCGAACCTGAGGGGAGTCACGAATCGTGACCAAGGCACTTAAATACGTCCTCGCCGTCCTGCTGGCCGGGCTCGCACTGACGCTCGGCGCACCGGCGGCCTCCGCTCACGGCGGGCCGATCAAGCTGGAGGTGATCGGGGACGGCGACCACAACGTCAACGTTCTGGTGACGTACAAGGAGGACAAGCACCCCGTCACGGAGATCGTCGAGGCGACGCTGACCGCGACCGCCACCGACGGCCGCACCTTCGGACCGGTGCCGCTGAGGTCGGCGCCCGAGGGTCAGAACCTCTACCACGCCGCGGAGCCGCTGCCGAGCGGCGAGTGGAAGGTCACCGTGAAGGCGACCGAGCCCGCCAAGGCGAGCAAGACGGTGACGGTGAAGGCCGGTGCGGTCGACGTCGTCCCCGAGGCCCCGGCGACCACGCTCAATCCGGAGAAGGCGGCGGCATCCGGGTCCGTGCTCAGCGAGCGGTCGGCCGCGCAGGACGCCGACGACTCGGGCATGGCGCTGAAGATCGGCATCATCGCCGTCGTGGCGGTCATCGCCGTCGCGGCCTTGGTCTTCATCCTCCGTCGCAGGAACCTGTACGCCCGGCGCTGAGCGCGCACGGTCCTGCCCGGCCCCGGCCGGCGGCAGGTGCACATCGGGCACGCTTCCGCCGAGCATTCGGTTGTCACAGGAGGGCCGGTCACATCCGACCGGCCCTCCTGTGTCGTATCCGGCGAACAGGGCTCGCGGCGAATGGGGTTCCGACGAGTGAGGTTCCGGCGAATGGGGAAGGGCCGCCCGAACGCCCTGACGGCCCGGAGGGGAAGGGCCCGGGGGAAAGGCGCCGCAGGGGAAGCACGGGAGGGGGGATCCCGGCGGGCGTTCGGACGGCCTCGGTAGGCTCCGGCCGGTCGGAGACCGGCCGTCGCGAGGTTCCAGGATTTGCTCCGCTCCGGCAGCATCCGGCTCTCTGCCACCGGTCACACATGTCACCGATTACGCGTGTCACCGGTCGCGCCGCCGCCGGTCGCGAGACTTCAGCTTCTGCTCCGCTCCGGCAGCATCCGGCTCTCTGCCACCGGTCACGCGTGTCACCGGTCGCCGCCGGGCCCGGCCGGCTCGTCACCGGCCGACGCGCGGCTCGTCGGCCACGACCGGCGACACGGGCCGGTCAGGAAGCGGCCGGGGCGAAGACGCCGAAGAGGTTGCCGGACGGGTCGTGGAGGTAGGCGAAGTCGGGGCCGCTCTCGTTGCCCACGACCTCACTGAGCACCTTCCCGCCCAGGGCCTCCACCTTCCGGCAGGTCTCGGTCACGTCCCGCACCAGGACGGTGAAGACGGCGTGACCGGGCATGTCCCCGCCGGTGCCGAGCACCCCGCCGCGCACCTCGTCGTCACCGTCATAGCTGATGAGCCGGTAGTCCATGCCGACGGCGGCCGAGTCCTCGTCCGTGCGGAAGCGCCAGCCGAACAGGTCGCCATAGAACCGCTGGACACCCTCGGGGTCGTCGCTCGCGATCTCGAACCAGCCGACCGTGTTGACGGCGGGGGCGGGAGTGGTCATCGTCGTTCTCTTTCTCTCTGCTTCCGGTGCTCTACTTCCGGGCTTCCGGGCTTCCGGGTTCTCGGTGAGGTAGAGCCTCCCGCCCTTCGGCGACACCCCCCTGTCGGCGTTTCCAGGATTTCACGAACGTTTTTTCGAAACTCGGGTCAGTCGAGCGCCGGTGTCCTCGCGATCATGTCCGGCACGTCGGCGTCGAACGCCTCAAGGGGCCGGCCGGGCACCGGCTCCTCGGTGAGGACGGCCTCGGCGATCCGGTCGAG from the Microbispora sp. ZYX-F-249 genome contains:
- a CDS encoding VOC family protein, whose amino-acid sequence is MTTPAPAVNTVGWFEIASDDPEGVQRFYGDLFGWRFRTDEDSAAVGMDYRLISYDGDDEVRGGVLGTGGDMPGHAVFTVLVRDVTETCRKVEALGGKVLSEVVGNESGPDFAYLHDPSGNLFGVFAPAAS